The Bryobacteraceae bacterium genome includes a window with the following:
- a CDS encoding DNA-binding protein: protein MPHDPALVAEVQAWLKKARKDLDTAQYELRADPPFADDAVFHAQQAVEKTLKGFLSWHQVPFRRTHNLVELGGACCRIDPSLEDLLRRAAPLTEYAWRFRHPGDPEEATLEEAKDALSVAREVYEAALSRLPEEIRP, encoded by the coding sequence ATGCCGCATGATCCCGCTTTGGTGGCCGAAGTGCAGGCGTGGCTGAAGAAAGCCCGAAAAGACCTGGACACGGCGCAGTATGAGCTTCGCGCCGATCCACCATTCGCGGACGACGCCGTGTTCCATGCACAACAAGCGGTGGAGAAAACCCTCAAAGGCTTCCTCTCCTGGCACCAGGTGCCCTTTCGCAGAACGCACAACCTGGTGGAACTCGGCGGCGCCTGCTGCCGGATTGACCCCAGCCTGGAAGATCTATTGCGGCGAGCCGCTCCGCTCACAGAATACGCCTGGCGCTTCCGCCATCCTGGCGACCCTGAGGAAGCCACGCTCGAAGAAGCCAAGGATGCTTTGTCGGTCGCGCGCGAAGTGTACGAAGCTGCGTTGAGCCGCCTGCCAGAAGAGATTCGGCCGTAG
- a CDS encoding N-acetyltransferase, which yields MSEAVSAAPVIRRATLDDRQAIYEIQRAAILETCRRSYPEEDVAVWAGLLSPDSYHMIHDRYFVVAERDGRIEGFGMLDEKEGEVEAIYVSPAASGKGTGAAILQHLEQRARDCGLKELKVRSTLNAESFYARHGYQHLALIRYRLVPSLMLNCVEMRKQLG from the coding sequence ATGAGCGAAGCCGTCTCTGCCGCGCCCGTCATCCGCCGCGCCACGCTCGACGACCGCCAGGCCATCTACGAAATCCAGCGGGCCGCCATCCTCGAAACCTGCCGCCGCAGCTATCCCGAGGAAGACGTCGCCGTCTGGGCCGGCCTGCTTTCGCCGGACTCCTACCACATGATCCACGACCGCTATTTCGTGGTCGCCGAGCGCGACGGCCGCATCGAAGGCTTCGGCATGCTCGACGAAAAAGAAGGCGAGGTCGAAGCCATCTACGTCTCCCCGGCGGCTTCAGGCAAAGGCACGGGCGCAGCCATCCTGCAGCATCTCGAACAGCGCGCCCGCGACTGCGGCCTCAAGGAGCTCAAGGTCCGCTCCACTCTCAACGCCGAGTCCTTCTACGCCCGCCACGGCTATCAGCACCTCGCCCTCATCCGCTACCGCCTCGTCCCCTCTCTCATGCTCAACTGCGTCGAAATGCGCAAGCAGCTCGGCTGA
- the rbsK5 gene encoding ribokinase: MSRITVVGSYAAALVMEVDRIPAEGETVMGRGYRATHGGKGSNMACCAARLGADVRLVTRVGADAFGDGLIALLSREGVDPNWVLRSASLPTAVGMILGTSRGTIAIAVDAGALSEFLPEDVAPLRETIHEGDSVLSPLEIPLGTALAASRMARERGAFSILNPAPATDLRRQDLSTVDFLTPNETEARVCLGLAPDDPIHDQEAAEQLRRLGPRNVIVTRGEKGALWASPDGCFEIPALAVNVVDTVGAGDAFNAGLAVGLCEGRDPLEAILMGIVTASLSTRKRDTIASYPRRAEVEARLPELRNTIRRLS, encoded by the coding sequence GTGAGCCGCATTACCGTTGTCGGCAGCTACGCGGCCGCTCTCGTCATGGAAGTCGACCGCATCCCGGCGGAGGGCGAAACGGTGATGGGACGCGGCTATCGCGCGACGCACGGAGGAAAAGGCTCCAACATGGCCTGCTGCGCCGCGCGGCTGGGCGCGGATGTACGGCTCGTGACAAGAGTGGGAGCGGACGCGTTCGGCGATGGCCTGATCGCGCTGCTCAGCCGCGAGGGCGTGGACCCGAATTGGGTTCTGCGTTCCGCGTCTCTGCCCACGGCAGTCGGCATGATTCTCGGAACGAGCCGCGGCACGATTGCCATCGCCGTGGATGCCGGTGCGTTGTCCGAGTTTCTGCCTGAAGACGTGGCGCCGCTCCGGGAAACAATCCACGAGGGCGACTCCGTGCTGAGCCCGCTGGAGATTCCGCTGGGAACGGCCCTGGCGGCGTCGCGCATGGCGCGGGAGCGGGGAGCTTTTTCGATTCTCAACCCCGCGCCCGCAACCGATCTGCGCCGGCAGGACCTGAGCACGGTCGATTTTCTGACGCCGAATGAAACCGAAGCTCGCGTGTGCCTGGGACTCGCGCCGGATGATCCGATTCACGATCAGGAGGCGGCGGAGCAGTTGCGGCGCCTCGGTCCGCGGAACGTGATTGTGACGCGCGGCGAAAAAGGCGCGCTCTGGGCTTCTCCCGATGGCTGCTTCGAGATTCCCGCTCTCGCCGTGAATGTCGTCGACACCGTCGGCGCCGGCGACGCTTTCAACGCCGGCCTCGCCGTCGGCTTATGCGAGGGCCGGGATCCGCTCGAGGCCATTCTGATGGGCATCGTCACCGCTTCGCTGTCCACCCGGAAGCGGGACACGATTGCTTCCTATCCGCGCCGCGCCGAAGTCGAGGCGCGGCTGCCGGAATTGCGAAACACAATCCGGAGGTTGTCTTGA
- the deoC gene encoding deoxyribose-phosphate aldolase: MTREELAARIQFTNVRANATAADIRRHCEAAAQARVQGVMLQPCWVRLAREILAGSGVKVATAVAYPMGGETAEMKASLMREAVRLGAEEIDFQPNIGFLRSRMLDEFAAEIRQVVAAADGRPVKSMSEFGFLNDEEKRLCVQIAEECGVAQIKNSSGIGPGGSPATVEDIRFIRSLLKGRAGVKASGGIRSREQAEALIAAGADLLGTSAALEILAGSAAESTDY, translated from the coding sequence TTGACCCGAGAAGAATTGGCCGCGCGCATTCAGTTCACGAATGTGCGCGCGAACGCGACGGCGGCCGACATCCGCCGCCACTGTGAAGCCGCGGCCCAGGCTCGAGTTCAGGGCGTGATGCTGCAGCCCTGCTGGGTGCGGCTCGCCAGAGAGATTCTCGCCGGAAGCGGCGTCAAGGTTGCGACGGCCGTCGCATATCCCATGGGCGGCGAGACGGCGGAGATGAAAGCCTCGCTGATGCGCGAAGCCGTGCGGCTGGGCGCGGAGGAGATCGACTTCCAGCCCAACATCGGGTTTCTGCGCAGCCGCATGCTGGACGAATTCGCCGCGGAGATCCGCCAGGTGGTGGCCGCCGCGGACGGACGTCCCGTGAAAAGCATGTCGGAGTTCGGATTTCTCAATGACGAAGAGAAACGGCTGTGCGTGCAGATCGCCGAGGAGTGCGGCGTGGCGCAGATCAAGAACTCGAGCGGCATCGGGCCGGGAGGCTCGCCGGCGACCGTGGAGGACATCCGTTTCATCCGCAGCCTGCTGAAGGGCCGGGCCGGCGTGAAGGCGTCGGGCGGCATCCGCAGCCGCGAACAGGCGGAGGCGCTGATCGCCGCGGGCGCCGATCTGCTGGGGACAAGCGCCGCTCTGGAGATCCTCGCCGGATCGGCTGCAGAATCCACAGACTACTGA